A window from Hemibagrus wyckioides isolate EC202008001 linkage group LG19, SWU_Hwy_1.0, whole genome shotgun sequence encodes these proteins:
- the kiaa0930 gene encoding uncharacterized protein KIAA0930 homolog isoform X2, protein MFSTYFMEKWSPRQDDMLFYVRRKLAYVSADNTEGKKVEVEVYRRDSKKLPGLGDPDIDWEESVYLNLILQKLDYMVTCAVCTRTDAGDIHIHKKKTQQVFASPSKHPMDSKGEESKMSYPNIFFMIDNFEEVFSDMTVGEGEMVCVELVASDKSSTFQGVIFQGSIRYEALKKVYDNRVSVAAKMAQRMSFGFYKYNNMEFVRMKGPQGKGHAEMAVSRVPTGDTSPCGTEEDQDSPLHERVTSFSTPPTPERNRPSFFSPSLRRKVPRNRIAEMKKSHSANDSEEFFRDEDDEDMCNTTNLRSRSLSGTGRSLVGSWLKLNRTEDYFLLYSHLTYITLPLHRITTDILEVRQKPILMI, encoded by the exons ATGTTCTCCACATACTTCATGGAGAAGTGGTCACCACGTCAGGACGACATGCTGTTCTACGTGCGAAGGAAGCTCGCGTACGTCAGCGCTGACAACACAGAAGGGAAGAAG GTGGAGGTCGAGGTGTACAGAAGAGACTCAAAAAAGCTTCCTGGACTAGGAGACCCTGATATAGACTGGGAGGAGAGTGTATACCTGAACCTCATCTTACAAAAG CTGGACTACATGGTCACGTGTGCAGTGTGTACACGCACAGATGCAGGAGACATCCACATCCACAAAAAGAAGACACAG CAAGTGTTCGCTTCTCCCAGCAAGCACCCGATGGACAGCAAGGGTGAGGAGTCCAAGATGAGCTACCCGAACATCTTCTTCATGATCGATAACTTTGAGGAG GTGTTCAGTGATATGACTGTTGGAGAAGGAGAGATGGTATGTGTGGAGCTGGTGGCCAGCGACAAGTCCTCCACCTTCCAGGGAGTTATCTTCCAGGGCTCCATCCGCTATGAGGCCCTCAAAAAGGTTTACGACAACAGG GTGAGTGTGGCTGCTAAAATGGCCCAACGGATGTCCTTTGGCTTCTACAAATATAACAACATGGAGTTTGTGCGGATGAAGGGCCCTCAGGGGAAAGGGCACGCCGAGATGGCTGTGAGTCGAGTGCCGACTGGAGACACGTCACCCTGCGGCACCGAGGAGGACCAGGACTCGCCTTTGCATGAGAGG GTGACGTCGTTCAGCACTCCCCCAACCCCCGAGAGAAACAGACCGTCcttcttctctccctccctgcgCCGCAAAGTGCCCCGAAACCGCATAGCCGAGATGAAGAAATCCCACTCCGCCAACGACAGCGAGGAGTTCTTCAGGGAcgaagatgatgaag acatgtgTAACACCACAAACCTTCGCTCACGCTCTCTTTCGGGAACTGGCCGCTCACTCGTGGGCTCCTGGCTGAAGCTGAACAGGACAGAGGACTATTTTCTGCTCTACTCACATCTCACCTACATCACTCTTCCTCTACACCGGATAACTACAG atataCTGGAGGTGAGACAAAAGCCTATTCTGATGATCTAG
- the LOC131370142 gene encoding microfibril-associated glycoprotein 4-like: protein MRILLVVLWMSVEVQSKSLMFQPLDCADIYNDSSWTNGVYMIYPAGPNSGRYVYCDMYTEGGKWTVFQKRMDGSVNFYRGWDQYKNGFGHAGGEYWLGLETIHLLTLKKNYELRIDLEDFEGNKVYAKYKTFGISPMAINAELDGYKLHVSDFEDGGAGDSLSYHSGSKFSTFDKDQDSNEGNCAVLFVGAFWYNSCYNSNLNGLYTWGQDLQTGMNWRAWKAFKSVKSVSMMMKPVNLA, encoded by the exons ATGAgg ATCCTATTAGTGGTTTTATGGATGAGTGTGGAGGTTCAGTCTAAAAGCCTGATGTTCCAGCCTCTAGACTGTGCAGACATTTATAATGACAGTTCTTGGACAAATGGAGTATACATGATCTACCCTGCTGGACCCAACTCTGGTCGCTATGTGTACTGTGACATGTACACTGAAGGAGGAAAATGGACT GTGTTTCAGAAAAGAATGGATGGTAGCGTGAACTTTTACAGAGGATGGGATCAGTACAAGAACGGCTTTGGGCATGCAGGTGGAGAATACTGGCTGG GTCTTGAGACAATTCATCTACTCACGCTAAAGAAGAACTACGAGCTACGAATAGATTTAGAGGACTTTGAAGGAAACAAGGTCTATGCAAAATACAAAACCTTTGGCATTTCTCCAATGGCTATTAACGCAGAACTGGATGGCTACAAGCTGCATGTGTCTGATTTTGAAGATGGTGGTGCAG GAGATTCCTTGTCATACCACAGCGGATCAAAGTTCTCAACTTTTGACAAAGATCAAGATTCAAATGAAGGAAATTGTGCTGTTTTATTTGTGGGAGCATTCTGGTACAACTCCTGCTACAACTCCAACTTGAATGGACTTTATACATGGGGACAAGACTTGCAAACTGGAATGAACTGGAGGGCTTGGAAAGCCTTTAAGTCGGTGAAAAGTGTCTCGATGATGATGAAACCTGTGAATCTGGCCTAA